CTCGTGGCCCGCGTGGTCCGCGCGGCGGTGGCGATGCACGTGGGCCGCGCGGCGGAGGCGGTCGCGGTGACGCGCGCGGTGACGCGCGCGGTGACGCGCGCGGTGACGCACGGGGTGGTCCGCGTCGCGAGCGTTCGGATCGTTCATCACCGTCATCCCGCCGCCCGCCGAAATGATCTCCGACGGCTACTTCGCCGGCGCGAGCGCGGGCTGGATCGAGGTGATCTGCGGCGTGATGTTCAGCGGCAAGAGCGAAGAGCTCATTCGTCGCGTGCGCCGCGCGATCATCGCGCGCAAGCGCGTGCAGGTGTTCAAGTCGCACCTGGACGAGCGGTATTCGGGCATCTATCACGTGTCGAGCCACGACGGCCGCACCGTCGAGGCGATTCCCATCGATACACCGGAGCAGATCGCGCAGGCCCTCCTGCCCGACACACAGGTCGTCGCGATCGACGAGGCGCAATTCCTCGACGATTCGATCGTGCCGCTGGTGACGTCTCTCGCGAACAAGGGGGTGCGCGTGATCGTCGCCGGCACCGACAATGATTTTCGCGGCGAGCCGTTTGGCCCAATGCCGCAGTTGCTCGCGGTCGCCGAGGTCGTGGACAAGCTGCACGCGATCTGCGTGATCTGCGGCAATCCGGCGAGTCGGAATCAGCGGTTGATTGGCGGCAAGCCCGCACGGTACGACTCACCGACGATCATGGTCGGGAGCACGGAGTCGTACGAGGCGCGGTGCCGCGCATGCCATTCGGTGCCGCGTCGAGATGAAGATCAGGTTCGGCTGTTGTAGCGCGCGGCGGTGAGGCCACGCGCGCTGCGCGGCCACACCATCGCGTAGCGGCCGCACCGCGCGCAGCGCTGAATCAGTGCGGTACCAAACTCTTAAACAGTGAAGTCACATTGAACTTCACCGGATCGTACTCGTAGTACCGATTGTCCAGGAACCGCCCGGTCGTCGGGAAATACGGCGGCGGATTCGACACCGCGCAGCGGTCGTAGCTGTATCGCTTGATGTAACCTTCGCCGCTCGTCAATCCGACCGCGCCGCGATTGTTCTGAATCAAGCCGCCCGTGAGGTTCAAGCAGCCGCGGCCCGACGTGGTCGTGCCGCACGTGATCGCGGATTGCGGACCCTGGTCGTAGTGCTCCACCGAGAACGACGTTCCCAGCGCCATCACTACGTCGTGCAAATCCAGACTCGGCGTATCGTCGAAGCTGCGGTATTGATTCGGCGTGCTCGAGACCTTGATCGGCGGCGGCGAGTTGATCGAGTTGTACGCCACGTAACTGTTCTCGCCGGAGATCGTTCCGAGAATGTCGATGCACACGCCATTCGCCGGATCGTTCGCGTAGCGCACATCGTCCAGGTACACGACCGAGTGCGGCGTATAGAGCGTGATGTCGCCGCGCAGCACGCCGCTGATGCCGACGGTGCCGCTCACGTAGATCACACCCTTCGTATTGGTGTTGTACCCGCGATACAACGGATACAAGTAGCTCGCGTCGGGTCGGTGCAACGCTGTAATCGGTGCCGGAACGCTGCCACCCCACGTCTGCCACGCGCCATACTGATCGGTCGCGGTGAACGTCGTGTCGTCGCCGCCCTTGTGAATCTTGTCCACGGTGTACCCGAGGCCGGTCGTACGCGCGACGGCCACGAGGTGGGGATCGCCACCAAGGTAGCAGCGCGCATTCGCATGCTTGAGAATGCCCGTGAGCTTGTCGTCGCTCGCCGTGAGCGAGTCGCCTTCGGCATGCGCGGAGGTAACGTTCGCCGGATTCACACCGCCGTTCATGCCGCCCGCGGTCACCGTATCGAACCAGTTGTTGATCGTGTTGCCGTGCCCGTCAACCGCGTGCACGTGCACCGAGAAGGGGAAGAACTTGAGGTCCGCCGATCCAGCGACCGCATGCCAGTCGCCGCAATTGATCAGTTTCGTCGGATCGGGCAGCGCGGTCTCCGTACCGGGCCAGTCGGCTCGCAGCCAGTCGTTGTTGCTCGTCGCCTTGTAAACGCGGAAGAAACCTTCGTCCGTGTCCGTCGAATCGTGGTCGCCGTTCAAGTCGATCGACAGGAACTCGATGCGCATCAACACGCCCGATGCATCGCCCGTGTACGCCGTCGTGAAGTTGTAGCCGCTCGCGGTCGCGAGCGGTGACAGACTGCTCAACGTCGTGAGCGTCGGCAGGCTGATCTTCTTCTGCTTGACCTGGTAGCCTTTGGCGAAGGTGCCGTAGCTGGCGCCGACGATGAGCGGAGCCGCCGTGCCGACGTCGTCGTGGAAGTTCGCGCCGGACGACGCGATGTTGATCGTATCGTTCGACCACACCGGACCCCACAAGGCGTCGTTGTTGGCGAAGACGATCGTGCCGCCCGCCGCGTTGTTCTCGCTGTTCGTCCAGTAGGCGAATTTCGCGAAGCTCTCCTGCGTGAGCTCCAGACGCCGCACGAAGCTCGTGCCGTTCGCGTCCACCGCCTGCGCCACGATGCTCGCAAAGCGACCGAACTGACCACTCGTCGAGCCCGACGGCCCGGCCCACAGATTCACCGTGATGCCGGGGACATTCTGATTGTCCGCGGTCTTGAGCGTCTTGTTCGTCATGAGCGCCACGTAGCTCGTGTTCGGCAGCGCGGCGGGATTGAAGTTGAGCTCCGCCTTGCCGATCGCCAGCGCGGCCTCGGACATGTATTTGAGATCGTCTTCCTTCTCGTACGTCTTGCTCAGGAGCGTCGCGTTCGCCGTCAGATAGATGGCGGACAGTGCGAGCGCGCCGATGCCGGCGACGAAGAACATCGAGATGAAGAGCGCCACACCACGGCGCGCGCGAAGCGACAGCTTCAATGC
The Gemmatimonadaceae bacterium DNA segment above includes these coding regions:
- a CDS encoding thymidine kinase, which gives rise to MISDGYFAGASAGWIEVICGVMFSGKSEELIRRVRRAIIARKRVQVFKSHLDERYSGIYHVSSHDGRTVEAIPIDTPEQIAQALLPDTQVVAIDEAQFLDDSIVPLVTSLANKGVRVIVAGTDNDFRGEPFGPMPQLLAVAEVVDKLHAICVICGNPASRNQRLIGGKPARYDSPTIMVGSTESYEARCRACHSVPRRDEDQVRLL